A DNA window from Solanum lycopersicum chromosome 3, SLM_r2.1 contains the following coding sequences:
- the LOC101247118 gene encoding uncharacterized protein — protein MSGGPRVKLMNNADSEVRSVLGPAGNKARSVELRKPVEKPVKKAAESEESKGKKFEGTDSVPQSRARKCGGAVPSILRQQQDHRSLMMRPNLSLNASCSSDASTDSSHSRASTTGKMSRGSVTPTAGRRKQCSSPKVVKSEKIGKTVGEGESLASSPTPDDASVMKKRCAWVTPNTDPSYAAFHDEEWGVSVHDDKKLFELLSLCTALAELSWPAILSKRHMFREVFQNFDPVAVSKLNEKKIAPPGSPASTLLSEVKLRAVIENARQTCKIIDELGSFDKYIWGFVNNKPIVSQFRYARQVPMKTSKAEGISKDLVKRGFRGVGPTVVYSFMQVAGITNDHLISCFRFHDCVAATDGTDKDDGLAAKTEVKQLQLKDETEMGLIRAIDDFNLST, from the exons ATGTCTGGAGGACCTAGGGTTAAATTGATGAACAATGCTGATTCTGAAGTCCGATCAGTGCTCGGGCCGGCGGGTAACAAGGCTAGATCCGTTGAATTACGAAAGCCCGTTGAAAAGCCTGTTAAGAAGGCTGCTGAAAGTGAAGAGTCTAAGGGTAAGAAATTTGAGGGAACGGATTCCGTGCCGCAATCACGGGCGAGGAAATGTGGAGGAGCTGTGCCGTCTATTTTGAGACAGCAACAGGACCATAGGTCATTGATGATGAGGCCTAATTTGTCGCTGAATGCATCTTGTTCGTCGGATGCTTCGACGGATTCTTCTCATAGCCGAGCATCGACGACAGGGAAAATGAGCCGTGGTAGTGTGACGCCGACGGCTGGAAGAAGGAAGCAATGTAGTAGTCCGAAAGTGGTGAAGtctgagaaaattggaaaaactGTTGGCGAAGGTGAGAGCTTGGCTTCAAGTCCCACTCCGGATGATGCTTCGGTGATGAAGAAAAGGTGTGCTTGGGTGACCCCAAATACTG ATCCATCCTATGCTGCTTTTCATGACGAGGAATGGGGAGTTTCAGTCCACGATGACAA GAAGCTCTTTGAACTTCTCAGTTTATGCACTGCATTAGCTGAACTCTCATGGCCGGCAATTCTCAGTAAAAGACATATGTTTAG AGAagtctttcaaaattttgaccCAGTTGCAGTCTCAAAACTAAATGAGAAGAAGATAGCACCACCAGGAAGTCCTGCCAGCACTCTTTTATCAGAGGTAAAGCTACGGGCAGTTATTGAAAATGCACGCCAAACGTGTAAG ATCATCGATGAACTTGGATCCTTCGACAAATACATATGGGGTTTTGTGAATAACAAACCTATAGTTAGTCAATTCCGATATGCAAGGCAGGTGCCAATGAAGACATCGAAAGCTGAAGGGATAAGTAAAGACCTAGTTAAAAGAGGATTCAGAGGAGTTGGACCTACTGTTGTGTACTCATTCATGCAAGTAGCTGGTATCACAAACGACCATCTCATCAGTTGCTTCAGATTTCATGATTGTGTAGCTGCAACCGATGGAACGGATAAAGATGATGGCCTTGCAGCCAAGACAGAAGTGAAGCAACTACAACTCAAGGATGAAACTGAGATGGGTCTTATAAGAGCTATTGACGACTTCAATTTATCGACATAG
- the LOC101247416 gene encoding photosynthetic NDH subunit of subcomplex B 1, chloroplastic: MAASTTLLSNSISPFFANPPNFPVTHVTNVPFLNHNPSFPARKSGNFCLNAKKKNPWLDPFDYGDDPEMEYGSLFSEGKQDEDPRPPDNPDNPYGFLKFPMGYSVEIASLGLKIRGDVRRCCCVIDGGVYENLLFFPVIQMIKDRYPGVQVDILATARGKQTFEMNKNVRWANAYDLDDDFPEPAEYTDMLGILKSRYYDMILSTKLAGIGHAVFLFMSTARDRVSYIYPNVNSAGAGLFLSETFTPESMNLSEGGYHMYRQMVDWLGRPARKVPRQPLPPLKVSISRKVREVVEAKYKNVGAQKGKYIVIHGIKSDSKASMQSRGDIDSLLPIEIWAEIAEEIRGVKPVFVIPHEKERENVEDAVGYDASIVFITTPGQLAALVDDSAGVIATNTAAIQLAHARGKPSIGLFCSEDKARSFVPNAEAKKCATISSNTGKLVDIDVEAVKSAVQIFTMPLAIF; encoded by the exons ATGGCTGCCTCTACTACTCTACTATCTAACTCCATTTCTCCTTTCTTTGCTAATCCACCTAATTTTCCTGTAACCCATGTCACAAATGTACCTTTCTTGAACCACAATCCATCTTTTCCCGCCAGAAAATCAGGGAATTTTTGCCTCAATGCCAAGAAAAAAAATCCATGGCTTGACCCTTTTGACTATGGTGATGATCCTGAAATGGAATATGGTTCACTTTTTTCTGAAGGGAAACAAGATGAAGATCCAAGGCCACCTGATAATCCTGATAACCCATATGGATTTCTCAAATTCCCAATGGGATACTCTGTTGAGATTGCTTCGTTGGGTTTGAAAATTAGAGGTGATGTTCGGAGATGTTGTTGTGTTATTGATGGTGGGGTTTATGAGAATTTGCTGTTCTTTCCAGTAATTCAGATGATTAAGGATAGGTACCCTGGTGTTCAAGTGGATATACTTGCAACAGCCAGGGGAAAACAGACATTTGAGATGAATAAAAATGTGAGGTGGGCTAATGCCTATGATCTGGATGATGATTTTCCTGAACCAGCTGAGTATACGGATATGCTTGGAATTCTTAAG AGTAGGTACTATGATATGATCTTGTCAACCAAACTGGCAGGGATTGGACATGCAGTATTTTTGTTTATGTCGACTGCTCGTGACAGAGTTAGCTACATTTACCCAAATGTGAATTCTGCAGGAGCAGGATTGTTTCTGTCAGAAACTTTTACACCAGAAAGCATGAACCTCTCCGAGGGCGGATATCATAT GTACCGTCAGATGGTTGATTGGTTGGGCAGACCAGCTCGTAAAGTACCTCGACAACCTTTACCCCCACTTAAAGTTTCAATCTCAAGAAAGGTTAGGGAGGTTGTAGAGGCAAAATATAAGAATGTTGGTGCACAGAAAGGCAAATATATTGTGATTCATGGGATTAAATCAGATTCAAAAGCTTCTATGCAGTCAAGGGGTGATATTGATAGCTTGCTCCCTATTGAGATTTGGGCTGAGATAGCAGAGGAGataag GGGAGTCAAGCCAGTTTTTGTCATTCCACacgaaaaagaaagagaaaatgtgGAAGATGCAGTTGGTTACGATGCTAGTATAGTGTTCATAACCACCCCTGGACAG CTTGCTGCTCTTGTTGATGACTCTGCTGGAGTGATAGCTACAAATACAGCTGCGATACAACTTGCTCACGCACGTGGAAAACCAAG TATTGGGCTATTCTGCTCTGAGGATAAGGCCAGAAGTTTTGTTCCCAATGCAGAAGCAAAGAAATGTGCAACTATTTCATCAAATACTGGAAAATTGGTTGATATTGATGTTGAAGCTGTGAAGAGTGCTGTTCAAATTTTCACCATGCCCCTAGCAATCTTCTAA
- the LOC101246812 gene encoding probable WRKY transcription factor 40, which translates to MEFTSLVDTSLDLNFRPLRVSDELPKQEVESNFIGLGRDLVPVKDEASNLIEELNRVNAENKKLTEMLTVMCQNYNSLRNQLTEYMSKQNSSTSGADQDQNSDGSKKIKIENNNNNNNNNEIVKSSVQVLNSESSSSDEDSSTKKPREEHIKTKTSRVYMRTEPSDTSLIVKDGYQWRKYGQKVTRDNPSPRAYFKCSFAPTCPVKKKVQRSVEDQSILVATYEGEHNHSKVDTAGPVTTTSPSSRFNPKNNTYAAAVMPRQTLTLDLAEPKTLQNDIKKVHSITSTSSASGQKRKSPGTDQQQQNRPEFQHFLIEQMASSLTKDPSFQAALAAAISGKFLQNNSNTKDK; encoded by the exons ATGGAGTTCACAAGTTTAGTTGATACTTCTCTGGATTTGAACTTTAGACCTCTTCGAGTTTCCGATGAATTACCA AAACAGGAAGTTGAGAGTAATTTCATAGGACTTGGAAGAGATCTGGTACCTGTAAAAGATGAG GCAAGTAATTTAATAGAGGAACTAAATAGAGTAAATGctgaaaataagaaattgacGGAGATGTTAACAGTTATGTGCCAGAATTACAATTCATTGAGGAACCAATTGACGGAATATATGAGCAAGCAGAATAGTAGTACTAGTGGAGCTGATCAGGATCAGAACAGCGATGGAtcgaagaaaattaaaattgaaaacaacaacaataataataataataatgaaattgtGAAATCGTCAGTTCAAGTGTTGAATTCAGAGAGCAGCTCAAGTGATGAAGATTCATCTACAAAGAAACCAAGAGAAGAACACATTAAAACTAAGACTTCAAGAGTTTATATGAGAACTGAACCATCTGATACTTCTCTT ATAGTGAAAGATGGATACCAGTGGAGGAAATATGGACAGAAAGTAACAAGAGACAATCCATCTCCAAGAGCTTATTTCAAATGCTCTTTTGCTCCTACCTGTCCCGTTAAGAAAAAG GTTCAAAGAAGCGTGGAAGACCAATCGATTCTAGTAGCAACCTATGAAGGAGAACACAACCATTCTAAAGTGGATACCGCAGGCCCTGTTACAACAACTTCCCCGTCTAGCCGATTTAACCCGAAAAATAATACTTATGCTGCTGCGGTAATGCCAAGACAAACCTTAACTCTTGATTTGGCAGAACCAAAAACATTacaaaatgatatcaaaaaagTTCATAGCATTACAAGTACAAGTAGTGCAAGTGGTCAGAAGCGTAAATCACCAGGAACTGATCAACAACAGCAAAATAGACCAGAGTTTCAACATTTCTTGATAGAACAAATGGCTTCATCATTGACTAAAGATCCAAGTTTTCAAGCAGCCTTAGCAGCCGCCATATCAGGAAAATTCTTGCAAAATAATAGTAACACTaaggataaataa
- the LOC101247709 gene encoding probable N-acetyltransferase HLS1 — protein MSLNISQENLSAYDNTNKKTEIVVRQYDEEKDKLAVEELEGQCDFGQRGQPSLFTDLMGDPISRIRNLPLHVMLVAEYGNNGEIVGVIRGCIKTVTRGNKGSTPCPVYVKIAYILGLRVSSHHRRLGIGTKLVENLEEWSKINGAKYAYMATDSNNEASIKLFVSKCNYAKFRTPSVLVQPVHAHYKPVASDIAIVRVSPQLSESFYRRIFANSEFFPKDIDHILDNKLNFGTFMAVPKKTLFNWDPKSGSFPQTFAILSVWNTKEVYKLQVRGVSSLKYACCLGTRVLDSWMPWLRVPSIPNIFKMFGFYLLYGIHMEGKDGPRLMKSLYAFAHNMGRNDKECRLLVSEVGFDDPVKEAIPRWNKFSWGDLWCMKKLDVDELLSKEDDNWMESQVSNSSSVIFVDPRDF, from the exons ATGTCTCTAAATATCTCACAAGAGAATTTATCAGCTTATGATAATACCAATAAAAAAACAGAAATTGTTGTAAGGCAATATGATGAAGAGAAGGATAAGTTGGCTGTGGAAGAATTGGAAGGACAGTGTGATTTTGGACAACGAGGGCAGCCATCGTTGTTTACTGATCTCATGGGTGACCCCATTAGTCGTATTCGCAATCTCCCTTTACATGTTATGTTG GTAGCTGAATATGGCAACAATGGAGAAATTGTTGGGGTAATTCGAGGTTGTATAAAGACTGTGACTAGAGGAAATAAAGGCTCAACACCATGTCCAGTTTATGTAAAAATTGCTTATATTCTTGGACTGCGTGTTTCATCTCACCACAG GAGACTTGGCATTGGAACAAAACTAGTTGAAAACTTAGAAGAATGGAGCAAAATCAATGGAGCAAAATATGCTTATATGGCTACTGATAGTAACAACGAAGCATCGATAAAATTATTCGTATCGAAATGCAACTACGCGAAATTTCGCACTCCTTCTGTGTTGGTTCAACCAGTTCATGCTCATTACAAGCCGGTTGCATCAGACATTGCTATCGTACGAGTCTCACCACAACTCTCTGAGTCATTCTATCGACGTATTTTCGCGAATTCGGAGTTTTTCCCTAAAGATATTGATCATATACTAGACAACAAGCTTAATTTTGGTACTTTCATGGCTGTACCCAAAAAAACACTCTTTAATTGGGATCCAAAAAGTGGATCTTTCCCACAAACTTTTGCTATACTAAGTGTGTGGAATACTAAGGAAGTTTATAAGTTACAAGTAAGAGGCGTATCGTCGTTGAAATATGCTTGTTGCTTAGGAACTAGGGTTTTGGACTCATGGATGCCATGGTTAAGGGTTCCATCGATAcctaatatatttaaaatgtttggTTTTTATTTGTTGTATGGAATTCATATGGAAGGTAAAGATGGTCCAAGACTTATGAAGTCGCTTTACGCGTTCGCCCATAATATGGGGAGGAATGATAAAGAGTGTCGTTTGTTGGTGTCTGAAGTTGGTTTTGATGATCCTGTTAAAGAGGCTATACCACGATGGAACAAGTTTTCATGGGGAGATTTATGGTGTATGAAGAAACTTGATGTTGATGAATTATTATCTAAGGAGGATGATAATTGGATGGAGTCCCAAGTTTCGAACTCTTCATCAGTTATTTTCGTTGATCCACGTGACTTTTAA